A single genomic interval of Littorina saxatilis isolate snail1 linkage group LG17, US_GU_Lsax_2.0, whole genome shotgun sequence harbors:
- the LOC138953148 gene encoding uncharacterized protein has protein sequence MTVFLHLLLTVIFNLKQVSTASTEGASWTALSDYDDRLPDTQLISTSPVTVHSKGECSLICQLQSVCKGFFFNDVSKTCLPVAVTMSYRRDVIVNGVTSNGYRYYSNRVTCPVPTIDSLVHVQSSSCFQVISDIAVRKNWTDARDACDSEGGRLAVLDTKDKIDTVMDVMKNNRDFPNVRYYLGAHRPMDRWNTPWPNGAQDYIWLNGQPLDLNLTAPYWLEGEPNNQIQLQNVIMMWWYLDRPWVDDDADRIEGYICEFSLI, from the exons ATCAACAGCGTCTACTGAAGGCGCTTCGTGGACAGCGCTGTCAGACTATGACGACCGCCTTCCCGACACACAACTGATATCTACGTCACCGGTTACTGTGCACAGTAAAGGGGAGTGCAGTCTAATATGCCAACTCCAGAGTGTGTGCAAAGGCTTCTTCTTCAACGACGTCAGTAAAACGTGCCTGCCTGTCGCAGTAACGATGTCATATCGCCGTGACGTCATCGTGAATGGCGTCACCAGCAACGGCTATCGCTACTATTCGAACAGAG TAACGTGTCCAGTGCCCACAATAGACAGCCTGGTGCACGTCCAGTCGTCCAGCTGTTTCCAGGTCATCAGTGACATCGCTGTGCGCAAGAACTGGACAGATGCACGTGACGCCTGTGACAGTGAAGGGGGGAGACTGGCCGTGCTGGACACGAAGGACAAGATAGACACCGTCATGGACGTCATGAAGAACAATCGTG ACTTTCCAAACGTACGTTATTACCTTGGGGCCCATCGCCCCATGGACAGGTGGAACACTCCATGGCCCAACGGCGCGCAGGACTACATCTGGCTCAACGGTCAGCCGCTGGACCTCAACCTGACCGCGCCGTACTGGTTGGAGGGTGAACCCAATAACCAAATCCAGCTTCAAAATGTCATCATGATGTGGTGGTACCTGGACAGGCCGTGGGTGGATGACGATGCGGATAGGATCGAAGGCTACATCTGCGAGTTTTCCCTCATTTGA